The following coding sequences lie in one Aspergillus puulaauensis MK2 DNA, chromosome 3, nearly complete sequence genomic window:
- a CDS encoding uncharacterized protein (COG:C;~EggNog:ENOG410PPPV;~InterPro:IPR008699;~PFAM:PF05821;~TransMembrane:1 (i98-120o);~go_component: GO:0005739 - mitochondrion [Evidence IEA];~go_function: GO:0003954 - NADH dehydrogenase activity [Evidence IEA];~go_function: GO:0008137 - NADH dehydrogenase (ubiquinone) activity [Evidence IEA]) gives MLAQRTLSRRLPQVALRSTTPRASFSQIHSLKAAENDDPLQNGGYQNPPRVKRALRDPYGGWWDQQERRNFGEPVHEENEVLGVFSPEQYTHVTSRKAFIQVGGFVAAFLGLCGVVSLFYPDRPSAPKTYPDGLETELGGRNAVSARKAGEESL, from the exons ATGCTTGCTCAACGCACTTTATCGCGGCGCCTGCCCCAGGTTGCCCTTCGCTCTACCACACCCCGCGCCTCATTCTCACAAATCCACTCGCTAAAAGCCGCTGAAAACGATGATCCTCTGCAG AACGGTGGCTACCAGAACCCTCCCCGAGTGAAGCGTGCACTCAGAGACCCGTACGGCGGCTGGTGGGATCAGCAAGAGAGGAGGAACTTTGGCGAACCAGTCCACGAAGAGAACGAAGTCTTGGGAGTTTTCAGTCCCGAGCAATATACCCATGTAACCTCTCGCAAGGCCTTTATCCAAGTCGGCGGTTTCGTCGCGGCGTTTCTAGGGCTCTGCGGTGTCGTGAGCCTCTTCTATCCCGACAGACCGAGCGCCCCTAAAACATACCCTGATGGTCTGGAGACAGAACTTGGAGGTCGGAATGCTGTCTCG GCTCGCAAAGCTGGCGAAGAGTCATTGTGA
- a CDS encoding C2 domain protein (BUSCO:EOG092608WU;~COG:S;~EggNog:ENOG410PFJ4;~InterPro:IPR019558,IPR035892,IPR014770,IPR000008, IPR014772;~PFAM:PF00168), which translates to MSTASTQSRGVNRRVNSIQNEARHSRNASLSRRRTVSSSTAYSYALRTAYLAHLLHPRARRVQNAPAPQQRPKRASTSFQDLMSDFSLIRDSKSSRFPHGFISELEKRLTGVLMGKEKRKEYQDPLVVRTFAAFLNALKDHSFKKRMEKDRRAEDLVLIFYSNATKELSKGKEPDDDSWRFMVDRHVALFVRLFALILKNNDWAKERPELANRLAVLESKLLSQDQDLVQATGPSTVEVVAPLSYDVKDMPLVQHVAKIFHMDLSQVQADIDGHRGVWTEQAALRDLKTYQTHLSLKTGKSLSADDFEDEEAYETWKRSEGPDLSQMMLAIMQSNPGLAKNTPGSALPQFNASAADNVHGETSPGGLSRTSTGRPISYVIDQPVDLSSLSLNSLNDDSEESDTYTFIPPDPRSVYGTILAHALSYDLKDRDLEATQATSDVPSMKLFSKQSTEMLNEICLRWRIPSCSRIVLFLDVVRSKFVDNEIDLDTLDSAFTFVKEMPSSEGKTRNSFVSSVLFDRHRWTVHDRLLMRQILSSLHEAILRELYDVMMDCYEAKPRPIGPAMYVLENHIQLDPDYTEDTSDIDRFRSYVQDGLSQKATEKYQSILGQEVPVEPEEWEFEHVINLCDAITKHSEKIRKRYRKNPEIMGVNPHEILLANTLVIFAEDIHQLMVRIIELEKTREEELDMNDAFDLYKQLSAVRELFANALPDASFPFHIEDVLEDFVWRWIRLTEQKVMDWVEQALRQDAFRVQDGDTVQVAAENSRHSVSIIDIFRSFNQVIEQMIQLNWADEFQYAKFMTALSKSIGGAVARYCETVEKMFAREMDRLSPDQEAALNQTAQEKLMQFAKDAWTNKEKIEPFQFFPESLVKLNNVEYALSQLDRLEREVNVDGCAEAIARHSPPQLQKIRKSTTYVFTIKVVEAEDLKACDMNGGSDPYVVLADEYQKRIAKTRIIYNNLNPRWDDTVDITTQGPLNIIATIWDWDAVGDHDYVGRTSIKLDPVHFSDFLPREYWLDLDTQGRLLLRVSMEGERDDIQFYFGKAFRTLKRTERDMTRKITEKLTAYINHCLSRRTLKSLLSRGLGSTVSNFLNRNRAQQSTVAPSSVDVENALTPLFDYFNDNFAIMDKTLTPEAMRMVMARLWKEVLATIESLLVPPLSDKPSHQKHLTMQEVEIVSRWLVLLLNFFHAPDEETGEAAGISIDILKSPKYHEIQSLNFFYFEPTDTLIRTSERMASATITRQQANRNRASAPPNVGLGGHPSVLGVPGGRRAKSVMASRNLGTMKKAKAEKWREAQADPNDDMILRILRMRPEAAGYLRDRSRQKERLAAAAAADAIVKQSLMAGAGGRMAGTLGRRGL; encoded by the exons ATGTCTACAGCATCTACCCAATCCCGAGGCGTAAACCGACGGGTTAATAGTATCCAGAATGAAGCTCGTCACTCGCGCAACGCCTCGTTATCTCGCCGTCGTACGGTGAGCTCCTCAACTGCCTACTCCTACGCACTTCGTACTGCATACCTTGCccaccttcttcatcctcgtgCACGGCGTGTCCAAAATGCgccagctcctcaacaacgGCCGAAGCGGGCTTCGACGTCGTTTCAGGATTTGATGAGCGATTTTTCCTTGATTCGGGACTCCAAAAGCTCCAGATTCCCCCACGGCTTTATATCCGAGCTCGAGAAGCGGCTGACAGGGGTTTTGAtggggaaagagaaaagaaaagaatatcaaGATCCCTTGGTTGTTCGGACCTTCGCTGCATTTCTGAATGCGCTAAAGGATCATTCATTTAAGAagcggatggagaaggacCGACGCGCTGAAGATCTCGTCCTCATTTTTTATTCAAACGCGACTAAGGAACtgagcaagggcaaggagcCAGATGATGATAGTTGGAGATTTATGGTGGATAGGCACGTTGCTCTCTTTGTTCGTCTGTTTGCGCTTATTCTCAAAAACAACGACTGGGCCAAGGAACGACCGGAGCTTGCAAATCGATTAGCGGTCCTAGAATCCAAGCTTCTCTCCCAAGATCAGGATCTCGTGCAAGCCACAGGCCCGTCCACTGTTGAGGTTGTAGCCCCCTTGAGCTATGACGTGAAGGATATGCCGCTTGTACAGCACGTTGCGAAGATATTTCACATGGACCTCTCCCAGGTGCAAGCTGATATTGATGGTCATCGGGGGGTATGGACCGAACAGGCAGCACTCCGAGACCTCAAGACCTATCAAACGCACCTTAGTCTTAAAACCGGAAAATCACTCTCCGCGGATGAttttgaagatgaagaggcgTACGAGACTTGGAAAAGGAGCGAGGGGCCGGACCTATCACAAATGATGCTCGCTATCATGCAATCGAACCCTGGACTCGCCAAAAATACCCCTGGGAGTGCTCTTCCTCAGTTCAACGCGAGTGCAGCTGACAATGTCCATGGAGAAACCAGCCCTGGAGGCTTATCGCGAACGAGCACCGGGCGACCTATATCATACGTGATAGATCAGCCCGTGGATTTGAGCTCTTTATCTCTGAATTCCCTGAATGATGACTCGGAAGAATCTGATACCTACACATTCATACCTCCAGATCCAAGGTCGGTGTATGGCACCATTCTAGCACATGCTCTCAGCTACGACCTGAAAGACCGTGATCTCGAAGCTACACAAGCCACATCGGATGTACCATCTATGAAGTTGTTTTCTAAGCAATCAACGGAAATGTTGAATGAAATTTGTCTACGCTGGAGAATCCCGTCGTGCTCCAGGATCGTTCTATTTTTGGATGTTGTGCGATCAAAGTTTGTGGATAATGAGATTGACCTCGACACTCTGGACTCGGCATTTACATTTGTCAAGGAAATGCCATCTTCAGAAGGCAAGACGCGCAACAGCTTTGTTTCGTCGGTGCTATTTGACAGGCACAGATGGACCGTGCATGACAGGTTGCTGATGCGCCAAATACTTTCTTCCCTTCATGAGGCCATATTGCGGGAACTGTATGATGTGATGATGGATTGCTACGAGGCCAAACCTCGCCCAATCGGGCCGGCGATGTACGTTTTGGAGAATCATATTCAGCTTGATCCCGACTATACCGAGGACACGAGCGATATAGACCGCTTCCGTTCGTATGTCCAGGACGGCCTGTCACAGAAAGCTACCGAGAAATATCAAAGCATTCTGGGCCAGGAGGTTCCCGTGGAACCCGAGGAGTGGGAATTCGAGCATGTCATAAATCTTTGCGATGCTATCACCAAACATTCGGAGAAAATTCGCAAACGCTATCGAAAGAATCCAGAGATTATGGG GGTCAACCCGCATGAAATATTATTGGCAAATACTCTCGTGATATTTGCTGAGGATATTCATCAACTGATGGTCCGAATCATCGAACTGGAGAAGACTAGGGAAGAAGAACTCGACATGAACGACGCGTTTGACCTTTACAAACAGTTATCTGCTGTGCGCGAACTATTTGCAAACGCACTTCCCGA TGCTtcattcccattccataTCGAAGATGTATTAGAAGACTTTGTCTGGAGATGGATACGCCTTACTGAGCAGAAGGTCATGGATTGGGTTGAACAAGCACTTCGACAAGACGCTTTCAGAGTCCAGGATGGTGACACGGTTCAGGTGGCCGCCGAAAATTCCAGGCATAGCGTGTCCATAATCGATATATTCCGCTCGTTCAACCAAGTCATAGAGCAGATGATACAACTCAACTGGGCCGACGAGTTTCAGTACGCGAAGTTCATGACCGCGTTATCGAAATCGATCGGCGGAGCCGTGGCTAGATACTGTGAAACGGTCGAAAAGATGTTTGCAAGGGAAATGGATAGACTTTCCCCAGACCAGGAGGCAGCTTTGAACCAAACGGCGCAGGAAAAACTGATGCAGTTCGCAAAAGACGCGTGGACCAACAAAGAGAAAATCGAGCCATTCCAATTCTTCCCGGAG TCATTGGTCAAACTAAACAACGTTGAATATGCTCTCAGTCAACTGGACAGGCTGGAGCGCGAGGTGAACGTTGACGGGTGCGCGGAAGCGATTGCTCGGCATAGCCCTCCACAACTTCAGAAAATACGCAAGTCGACAACGTATGTTTTCACGATCAAAGTCGTGGAAGCAGAAGATTTGAAGGCCTGTGATATGAATGGAGGCAGTGACCCGTATGTTGTTCTGGCCGACGAATATCAGAAGCGAATTGCGAAAACACGTATCATCTACAACAACCTTAACCCACGGTGGGATGACACTGTGGACATCACGACTCAAGGACCTCTTAATATCATTGCCACAatctgggactgggatgcAGTAGGTGATCATGACTATGTCGGCCGTACATCAATCAAACTAGATCCGGTACATTTTAGCGATTTTCTACCCAGGGAATATTGGCTAGACTTGGATACACAAGGGCGGCTTTTACTCCGAGTTAGCATGGAAGGTGAACGTGACGATATCCAATTTTACTTTGGTAAAGCATTCCGAACCTTGAAGCGAACAGAAAGAGACATGACGCGGAAGATTACGGAAAAG CTGACTGCATATATTAACCATTGCTTGTCTCGGCGGACTCTGAAATCATTGCTATCGCGAGGACTCGGCTCGACGGTATCGAACTTCTTGAATCGAAACCGCGCTCAACAATCTACTGTTGCACCTTCTAGTGTCGATGTTGAGAATGCACTGACACCCCTATTTGATTATTTCAACGATAACTTTGCAATTATGGATAAGACACTCACGCCCGAAGCCATGAGAATGGTCATGGCTCGCCTGTGGAAGGAAGTGCTAGCTACTATTGAAAGTTTGCTCGTGCCGCCATTATCGGATAAGCCATCGCATCAAAAACACCTTACAATGCAGGAGGTTGAAATTGTCTCGCGCTGGCTCGTGCTTCTACTAAACTTCTTCCACGCACCAGACGAAGAGACGGGGGAAGCTGCGGGCATTTCCATCGATATCTTGAAGTCGCCCAAATATCATGAGATTCAGAGTCTGAACTTTTTCTATTTCGAACCTACGGACACTCTCATACGTACCTCAGAGCGCATGGCTTCCGCAACAATAACCCGGCAGCAAGCGAACCGAAACCGGGCCTCTGCACCGCCTAACGTTGGTCTCGGAGGCCATCCCAGTGTTCTCGGCGTCCCAGGTGGACGTCGTGCCAAGAGTGTCATGGCCTCACGGAACTTGGGCACGATGAAAAAGGCTAAAGCGGAGAAATGGCGCGAGGCACAAGCTGATCCCAACGATGATATGATTCTGCGGATCCTTCGAATGCGGCcggaagcagctggatacCTTCGTGACCGCAGTCGCCAGAAAGAAAGACTTGCAGCGGCAGCCGCCGCAGATGCCATTGTCAAGCAAAGCCTTATGGCTGGTGCAGGAGGACGAATGGCTGGTACGTTGGGACGTCGTGGATTGTGA
- the swr1 gene encoding putative SNF2 family helicase/ATPase (Swr1) (COG:K;~EggNog:ENOG410PGN8;~InterPro:IPR027417,IPR002464,IPR000330,IPR038718, IPR001650,IPR014012,IPR014001;~PFAM:PF00176,PF07529,PF00271,PF04851;~go_function: GO:0005524 - ATP binding [Evidence IEA]) — MQNGTTNGTPRQNERVTPEIESGPSDIFSNGPPFDSATLEQSEIKEEVATDRNEGPPSKRRKFASSTPSRRSSSRAISPPWKNAGADGPTSKLVDGKRRSTRVSIGGPFEQPESNTKPSRSGQKQYIGKSLSNRGDVVAASPLANSPSRLGTNRRSLGGAAAVNGLSSTTAKPSTGRKWQDSPSPAPKRISTRIRSDSSGATNHNNRIVDRVATHSKPNKTRSTRSSLHASSVAVNVGNDPATGLEDDGNDEHDENGQRIPRLRIKVRKPTLGIQHPSHVLPARKYSSFKEWIESEGAGNHGEGVYTSAGALEEAHKRQQVMDAMESGGLLSAEVCSAFLPEQQEEPPQQYSHQDHLVAHGLYFKKLLDQEHRRHRHTARTLAYLCAEEWKKRNKDPEDILREQQEVMRGKRRQLAKDLKKMFDLARAEIDRIRLARWEEEQKAKDQRALDRAIKQSTMLFEKRRLEILGETGSDAPETTTDDEEDETDGSGDNDEIDDGESNMSTDTEEEDGDGKEDDDAGLTAEELRLKYANLPNTDDDPDRAFAYSDVETENSDGTDVDDTPGATYEQPLSEDHQPGQVELDEIDPMLMDDSDDSTDMGDDMGESDDEESSGADSEEDDGRSGLLGFFSAKDIASSDPHHAVSDDGDGITTPRDGGNDEDNEKHASSDEDESEYESEDPDEVTLVPTGPAKKDNPLSATDSSAALESPVENITPVGNKKDVLEETLSNENEASAIETTTTENHIDLSEIQPNGTEMMDISSPKNLTHIDEPLASPSTKPLQENFNDQPKHAQHEPYNSRAASSEASPGTVATKPSEPESVSSYEAAAEKHAQSSESPAPGLKTPIPHLLRGTLREYQHFGLDWLAGLYTNHINGILADEMGLGKTIQTIALLAHLAVEHEVWGPHLVVVPTSVILNWEMEFKKWCPGFKIMTYYGNQEERRQKRRGWMDDNSWNVLITSYQLVLQDQQVLKRRGWHYMILDEAHNIKNFRSQRWQALLTFRTRARLLLTGTPLQNNLTELWSLLFFLMPTDGDEAGIEGFADLRNFSEWFRRPVEQILEHGRETMDDESKQVVTKLHTVLRPYILRRLKADVEKQMPGKYEHVVYCRLSKRQRYLYDGFMSRAQTKETLASGNYLSIINCLMQLRKVCNHPDLFETRPISTSFAMSRSVVTQFEIKDLLVRRRLLYQHPLEKLDFDFLNLVPISREDISRRLADDSARIMAYAPFNTLRERQYHRTNWHMKFNGTTVQSTLEALENDCRKTRMAELERFLYFESKRHGRRPAYGSSLIEFLTADSKQRPTANGPLRKRSYADWLSSQSSVLASMIMSLEERSQAMDGYVQRFACITPAAIAAGVTEAALTPISTRHLTTKERFPRHDPFHEAQMRLSIAFPDKRLLQYDCGKLQRLDKLLRDLKAGGHRALIFTQMTKMLDVLEQFLNIHGHRYLRLDGTTKVEQRQILTDRFNNDNRILAFILSSRSGGLGINLTGADTVIFYDLDWNPAMDKQCQDRCHRIGQTRDVHIYRFVSEYTIESNILRKANQKRMLDDVVIQEGEFTTDYFTKLDVRDMIGTDEALTGQDEASAAMDRVLENRVTNTSRVFEQAEDKEDIDAAKNAQKELEHADDGDFDDRANAAATGTSTSGQTPAQAGTPLSDEARLLDINQPEMVENAANMELPLGHIDDYLMRFMEWNMKDEPLVLPVDRSMKKSKKGKEHRLRKRRP, encoded by the coding sequence ATGCAAAACGGTACAACTAATGGTACACCGCGCCAAAATGAACGAGTGACCCCGGAAATCGAGTCCGGTCCCTCCGATATCTTCTCAAACGGACCCCCTTTTGATTCTGCCACTCTTGAGCAGTCCGAGATAAAAGAAGAGGTCGCAACCGATCGCAATGAAGGGCCTCCCTCAAAACGCCGAAAGTTCGCGAGCTCTACGCCTTCTCGCCGGTCAAGCTCTCGGGCAATCTCACCCCCCTGGAAGAACGCAGGCGCTGATGGCCCGACATCGAAACTCGTGGACGGAAAGCGTCGATCTACAAGAGTTAGCATCGGGGGCCCCTTCGAACAACCTGAATCGAATACAAAACCGTCGCGATCTGGTCAGAAGCAGTATATAGGTAAATCTCTGTCTAACCGAGGAGATGTCGTTGCGGCTTCCCCGTTGGCGAATTCCCCATCCCGTCTAGGCACAAACAGGAGATCCCTTGGTGGTGCCGCTGCGGTGAACGGTTTATCAAGCACCACGGCAAAGCCTTCAACTGGGCGGAAGTGGCAAGATTCACCTTCTCCCGCGCCGAAACGTATATCTACGCGCATAAGGTCCGATAGTTCTGGTGCTACGAATCACAATAATCGAATCGTTGACAGAGTCGCTACCCACTCGAAGCCAAATAAAACTAGATCAACGCGATCCTCCCTGCACGCGTCATCGGTTGCAGTTAATGTAGGAAACGACCCGGCAACTGGCTTGGAGGACGATGGAAACGACGAGCATGATGAAAATGGACAACGGATACCCCGGCTACGGATCAAAGTCAGAAAACCAACACTCGGCATCCAGCACCCTTCTCACGTTTTACCTGCTCGCAAATACAGCTCATTTAAAGAATGGATAGAGAGCGAGGGCGCAGGGAATCATGGGGAGGGCGTGTATACCTCGGCAGGGGCCTTGGAGGAAGCGCACAAGCGGCAACAAGTAATGGACGCAATGGAATCTGGTGGACTTCTCAGCGCTGAGGTATGTTCTGCATTTTTGCCGGAACAACAGGAAGAGCCACCGCAGCAATACTCGCACCAAGACCATCTTGTGGCCCATGGGTTATACTTCAAGAAGCTTCTCGACCAGGAACaccgtcgtcatcggcatACCGCCCGAACTCTTGCTTATTTGTGTGCAGAAGAATGGAAAAAGCGCAACAAGGACCCCGAAGACATACTTAGGGAACAACAAGAGGTAATGCGCGGAAAGCGTAGACAGCTGGCCAAAGACCTCAAGAAAATGTTTGATCTAGCGCGGGCGGAGATTGACCGGATACGGCTTGCGCGctgggaagaggagcagaaaGCCAAAGATCAACGGGCCTTGGACCGTGCGATCAAGCAGTCCACCATGCTCTTCGAAAAACGACGATTAGAGATATTGGGTGAGACCGGGAGCGATGCTCCGGAGACTACAactgatgatgaggaagatgagacaGACGGATCTGGGGACAATGACGAGATTGATGATGGTGAAAGTAATATGTCAACGGAtactgaagaggaagacggggatggcaaggaggatgatgacgcaGGTCTTACTGCCGAGGAATTGCGATTGAAATATGCAAATTTACCCAATACCGACGACGATCCAGACCGAGCGTTTGCATACTCTGATGTGGAGACTGAAAATAGCGATGGGacggatgttgatgacaCCCCCGGGGCTACCTACGAACAACCGCTCTCAGAAGACCACCAGCCAGGTCAAGTAGAGCTCGATGAAATCGACCCGATGCTCATGGATGATAGTGATGACTCAACCGATATGGGCGATGACATGGGTGAaagcgatgacgaggaatcTAGTGGCGCTGATtcggaggaagatgatggtagGTCTGGGTTATTAGGATTTTTCTCAGCCAAAGACATAGCTTCCAGCGATCCCCATCACGCTGTTTctgatgatggcgatggcatcACGACACCCCGCGATGGCGGAAACGACGAGGACAATGAGAAGCATGCATCGTCTGACGAGGATGAGTCTGAATATGAGTCTGAAGATCCAGATGAAGTTACACTTGTTCCAACAGGGCCAGCGAAAAAAGACAACCCCCTTTCAGCTACAGATTCTTCTGCGGCTCTGGAAAGTCCAGTCGAAAACATTACGCCTGTGGGAAACAAGAAAGATGTCCTCGAGGAGACCCTCTCCAATGAGAATGAAGCATCCGCCATCGAAACCACAACCACTGAGAACCACATCGATCTTTCTGAGATCCAACCCAATGGCACCGAAATGATGGATATATCTTCTCCTAAAAACTTGACTCATATTGACGAGCCACTGGCGTCACCTTCCACGAAGCCCCTCCAAGAAAACTTCAACGATCAACCCAAACATGCACAACATGAACCATATAATAGTAGGGCCGCTTCTAGCGAAGCGTCTCCCGGAACGGTCGCCACCAAGCCCTCCGAGCCCGAATCAGTATCGTCATATGAAGCTGCGGCTGAGAAGCATGCACAGTCAAGCGAATCGCCTGCTCCTGGGTTGAAGACGCCGATACCACACCTTCTCCGGGGAACTCTACGAGAGTATCAACACTTCGGCTTAGATTGGCTAGCGGGTCTATATACAAACCATATCAACGGTATTCTTGCAGACGAGATGGGTTTAGGCAAGACTATCCAAACGATTGCTCTACTCGCGCACTTAGCTGTGGAGCATGAAGTCTGGGGTCCGCATCTTGTTGTGGTTCCGACAAGTGTTATTCTTAACTGGGAAATGGAGTTCAAAAAATGGTGTCCGGGTTTCAAAATCATGACATATTATGGAAATCAAGAAGAACGACGGCAGAAACGCAGAGGCTGGATGGATGACAACAGCTGGAATGTGTTGATCACATCTTATCAACTAGTTCTACAGGATCAGCAGGTCCTGAAACGAAGGGGGTGGCATTACATGATTCTTGATGAAGCCCACAATATCAAGAACTTCCGCTCACAAAGGTGGCAAGCGCTGCTCACGTTCAGAACGCGGGCTCGCCTCCTACTCACCGGCACCCCTCTTCAAAATAATCTTACTGAGCTGTGgtctctcctctttttcttaatGCCGACCGACGGTGATGAAGCCGGTATTGAGGGTTTCGCCGACTTGAGGAACTTCTCTGAGTGGTTTCGAAGGCCAGTAGAACAGATTCTGGAGCACGGTAGAGAAACAATGGATGATGAATCCAAGCAAGTGGTGACGAAGCTGCATACCGTCCTGCGGCCGTACATATTACGCCGTTTGAAAGCAGACGTCGAGAAGCAAATGCCAGGAAAGTACGAACATGTTGTATACTGCAGGCTATCGAAACGACAAAGATATCTGTATGATGGCTTTATGTCCAGAGCGCAGACCAAGGAGACTCTTGCATCCGGGAACTATTTGTCGATTATAAATTGTTTAATGCAGCTACGGAAAGTCTGCAACCATCCAGATCTTTTTGAAACTCGGCCTATTTCAACCTCATTTGCCATGTCACGCTCAGTTGTGACACAATTCGAGATCAAGGATCTTCTCGTTCGCCGGCGCCTGCTCTACCAACACCCGCTCGAGAAACTCGATTTCGATTTCCTCAATTTAGTTCCTATTTCAAGGGAAGACATCTCACGAAGGCTGGCGGATGATAGCGCCAGGATCATGGCCTATGCTCCATTCAACACACTTCGCGAACGTCAGTACCACCGGACAAATTGGCATATGAAGTTCAATGGGACAACTGTACAATCCACCTTAGAAGCTTTGGAGAATGACTGCAGGAAGACAAGGATGGCCGAGTTAGAACGATTCCTATATTTCGAGTCGAAGCGCCATGGTCGTCGCCCAGCGTATGGGAGCAGCCTCATCGAATTCCTCACTGCAGATAGCAAGCAGCGGCCGACAGCCAACGGTCCGTTGAGGAAACGCTCATATGCGGATTGGTTATCAAGTCAATCTTCCGTTCTTGCCTCCATGATTATGTCTTTGGAAGAGCGATCTCAGGCAATGGACGGGTATGTGCAGAGGTTTGCTTGCATTACTCCGGCAGCGATTGCGGCCGGGGTTACAGAAGCTGCCCTAACTCCAATCTCAACGCGACACCTCACAACTAAGGAGAGATTCCCGCGCCACGATCCTTTCCACGAGGCTCAGATGCGCCTATCCATCGCCTTCCCAGACAAGAGGCTTCTACAGTACGATTGCGGGAAGCTACAAAGACTGGACAAGCTACTCCGTGATCTTAAAGCTGGCGGCCATCGAGCATTAATATTCACGCAAATGACTAAGATGCTCGACGTGTTGGAGCAGTTCCTCAATATCCATGGTCATCGATACCTTCGTCTGGACGGCACGACCAAGGTCGAGCAACGGCAAATCCTCACGGATCGGTTCAACAATGATAACCGCATCCTCGCATTCATCCTATCCAGTCGTTCCGGAGGCCTAGGTATTAATTTGACAGGCGCGGACACTGTGATATTCTACGACCTAGACTGGAACCCGGCAATGGACAAACAATGCCAGGACCGTTGTCATCGTATTGGACAAACCCGCGACGTGCACATCTACCGCTTTGTCTCAGAATACACCATCGAGTCCAATATTCTCCGGAAAGCCAACCAAAAGCGCATGCTTGACGATGTCGTCATCCAAGAAGGCGAGTTCACTACGGACTACTTCACAAAGCTCGACGTGCGCGATATGATTGGCACCGACGAGGCTCTTACAGGGCAGGATGAAGCTAGCGCAGCGATGGATCGCGTCCTTGAGAACAGAGTCACCAATACCTCGCGCGTTTTCGAACAAGCAGAGGATAAAGAAGATATAGACGCTGCTAAGAATGCGCAAAAGGAGCTCGAACATGCGGACGACGGCGATTTTGATGACCGCGCCAATGCCGCCGCCACCGGTACATCCACCTCCGGCCAAACTCCGGCTCAGGCAGGCACGCCCTTGTCTGATGAAGCGCGACTTCTGGACATAAATCAGCCCGAAATGGTAGAGAATGCAGCGAACATGGAACTGCCACTTGGCCATATCGACGATTACCTCATGCGGTTTATGGAGTGGAACATGAAGGACGAACCGCTCGTTCTTCCTGTTGATAGGAGCATGAAGAAGTccaagaaagggaaggaacACCGTCTCCGAAAGAGACGACCTTAG
- a CDS encoding uncharacterized protein (COG:J;~EggNog:ENOG410PP4P;~InterPro:IPR006175,IPR006056,IPR019897,IPR035959;~PFAM:PF01042), with the protein MSDLTNIFTANACPPVGPYSQAVKANGQIFLSGQIPADKNGNLVEGDIATKTQACCDNIKAILDAAGSSVSKIIRVNVFLDDMANFAEMNAQYEKFFTHKPARSCIAAKQLPKGVPVEIECIALA; encoded by the exons ATGTCCGACCTCACTAACATCTTCACTGCCAACGCTTGCCCGC CCGTGGGCCCCTAC TCTCAAGCCGTCAAGGCAAATGGCCAGATTTTCCTCTCGGGCCAAATCCCCGCAGACAAGAACGGCAACCTTGTCGAGGGTGACATCGCAACCAAGACCCAGGCTTGCTGTGACAACATCAAGGCCATCCTCGACGCCGCCGGATCGTCCGTTAGCAAGATCATCCGTGTCAAT GTCTTCCTCGATGACATGGCGAACTTCGCCGAGATGAATGCGCAGTATGAGAAGTTTTTCACCCACAAGCCTGCTCGTTCTTGTATCGCGGCCAAGCAACTGCCCAAGGGTGTTCCCGTTGAGATTGAATGCATTGCTCTTGCATAA